From the genome of Aricia agestis chromosome 9, ilAriAges1.1, whole genome shotgun sequence, one region includes:
- the LOC121730260 gene encoding ras-related protein Rap-2c, whose translation MREFKVVVLGSGGVGKSALTVQFVSGCFMEKYDPTIEDFYRKEIEVDNSPCVLEILDTAGTEQFASMRDLYIKNGQGFVVVYSLTNHQTFQDIKPMKELITRVKGSERVPILLVGNKADLEHQREVSQPEGSALAQMWGCPFVEASAKSRINVNEMFAEIVREMNVSPEKEKKTYCCCTVL comes from the coding sequence ATGCGCGAATTCAAGGTAGTCGTGCTGGGCTCGGGTGGGGTCGGAAAGAGTGCCCTAACTGTGCAATTCGTGTCCGGATGTTTCATGGAGAAGTATGACCCCACAATAGAAGATTTTTATAGAAAAGAAATAGAGGTGGACAACTCCCCGTGTGTACTAGAAATACTGGATACGGCCGGCACAGAACAATTCGCATCTATGCGGGACCTGTACATAAAGAATGGCCAAGGATTCGTAGTCGTATACTCGTTAACCAATCACCAAACCTTTCAAGATATTAAACCAATGAAGGAATTGATAACTCGTGTTAAGGGATCGGAACGGGTGCCTATACTGTTAGTCGGAAACAAGGCTGATCTAGAGCACCAGCGCGAGGTCTCCCAGCCGGAGGGATCGGCGCTGGCGCAAATGTGGGGCTGCCCCTTCGTGGAGGCCTCCGCCAAGAGCCGTATCAATGTCAACGAGATGTTCGCCGAAATAGTGCGTGAAATGAACGTTAGTCCCGAAAAGGAGAAAAAAACTTATTGTTGTTGTACAGTGCTTTAA